One region of Triticum aestivum cultivar Chinese Spring chromosome 6B, IWGSC CS RefSeq v2.1, whole genome shotgun sequence genomic DNA includes:
- the LOC123138940 gene encoding uncharacterized protein — protein MAAVTFEEEVSTLAASAAAISPAVVRTAVGVVFTATFLYLVVFRACVENCTVASVVWEIFVYSGMLSLLLMVPAMVLFFLRAAGSGSEVKNDVEGRVRRWPLIWHASVAFFHLALLVGLIGLVLQICGGSQEVSYLLRIAAVLCKLLLTVLFCIRAAVALWRMNPQQPAAVGAAVV, from the exons ATGGCGGCCGTGACGTTCGAAGAGGAGGTCTCCACGCTGGCTGCCAGCGCAGCGGCCATCTCGCCGGCGGTTGTGAGGACGGCCGTGGG CGTCGTCTTCACGGCAACATTCCTCTACCTTGTCGTGTTCCGGGCCTGCGTCGAGAACTGCACTGTGGCCTCGGTAGTTTGGGAGATCTTTGTTTATTCTGGTATGCTCTCCCTGCTACTCATGGTACCAGCGATGGTGCTCTTCTTCCTGCGCGCCGCCGGCAGTGGCAGCGAG GTCAAGAATGATGTGGAGGGTCGCGTCCGTCGGTGGCCGCTAATCTGGCACGCGTCTGTGGCGTTCTTCCACTTGGCGCTCTTGGTGGGACTCATCGGGCTCGTTCTTCAAATCTGTGGCGGGTCTCAAGAGGTTTCTTACCTTCTCCGCATTGCGGCTGTGCTGTGCAAGCTCCTACTCACCGTGCTCTTCTGCATCCGTGCTGCTGTGGCGCTGTGGAGGATGAATCCTCAACAGCCGGCCGCAGTTGGTGCTGCGGTAGTGTGA